In one window of Comamonas testosteroni DNA:
- a CDS encoding LysR family transcriptional regulator, giving the protein MPAISQAFRCFDEVARRGSVRKASATLHLTAAAVNQQILNLEAQVGQPLFDRLPRGMQLTVAGEIVLAAVRRSQRDFDNALAQVEDLNALRHGHVSVGVPHATAEYLVPQVIAAMHHSYPDITFSVRAGIGEELLRHVAQGEIDVAYCLRRTPPAGVEEMRSWAQPLGVVMAPGHPLRMRPRLLRLRDCLAYPLIMMTPDMELRSMLERLGDGALNRIQPLVETSSIPMARRLVASGQALAFMLPDNVAEDIAAERLSWRALHDAGSLLHSCAYQRTGYAMAAAMEMFLTELEHAADELKANFDTGVSWSIGNLAV; this is encoded by the coding sequence ATGCCAGCGATTTCTCAGGCTTTTCGATGCTTTGACGAGGTGGCGCGCCGAGGTTCGGTGCGCAAGGCCTCGGCGACCCTGCACCTGACCGCAGCAGCGGTCAACCAGCAAATCCTCAATCTCGAAGCGCAGGTGGGTCAGCCTCTGTTCGACCGGCTGCCCAGAGGCATGCAGCTGACGGTGGCCGGCGAGATCGTGCTGGCAGCAGTCAGGCGAAGCCAGCGCGACTTTGACAATGCTCTTGCCCAGGTCGAAGACCTGAATGCCTTGCGGCACGGGCATGTAAGCGTGGGTGTACCCCACGCGACGGCCGAATACCTCGTGCCCCAGGTAATTGCCGCAATGCATCACAGCTATCCCGATATCACCTTCAGCGTGCGTGCCGGAATCGGTGAAGAGCTGCTGCGCCATGTGGCTCAGGGCGAGATCGATGTGGCCTACTGCCTGCGCCGAACGCCTCCTGCCGGTGTCGAGGAAATGCGCTCCTGGGCCCAGCCCTTGGGCGTGGTGATGGCTCCTGGACACCCTCTGCGCATGCGGCCTCGACTGCTACGCCTGCGTGACTGCCTGGCCTATCCGCTGATCATGATGACTCCCGACATGGAGTTGCGCAGCATGCTCGAGCGTCTGGGCGACGGTGCACTGAACCGGATCCAGCCGCTGGTGGAAACCAGCAGCATCCCCATGGCCCGGCGCCTGGTGGCAAGCGGCCAGGCACTTGCCTTCATGCTGCCGGACAATGTGGCGGAAGACATCGCCGCTGAGCGTCTTAGCTGGCGTGCGTTGCACGATGCCGGTTCGCTGCTGCACAGCTGCGCTTATCAGCGCACCGGCTATGCGATGGCGGCCGCAATGGAAATGTTCCTGACCGAGCTGGAACATGCAGCGGACGAGTTGAAGGCAAACTTTGATACCGGTGTTTCCTGGTCCATCGGCAATCTTGCCGTTTAA
- a CDS encoding AsmA family protein yields the protein MVDPTSTSAPESAPAHSRLTRHWLRWSALAMALLLALILAAALLIAFMDWNKLKPWINEKVSTSTGREFAINGDLQLQWTWPQPLDTGWRHWVPGVVVHASDLTLSQPEGWLVHQAPEKSDGKQPVLPAAPKELNTGRLPGQGQAANEKKTASDDEDAIADAGRQPPERDARTMITAAKATASLRLWPLLARHVQLDSLLLQAPDMVLARNDKGENNWTFDKPASSGPKWSFDIGQLRISDGVLGWSDAIKNMAVRARIDTLRRPVNADQPYGLRFGLAGYLHQGKSRAQIQAQGLAGPVLDLRHDRLRFPLRISARAGSLQAFAEGILDNPKALDGLDFQVQVRGKSMADLFELSGLLLPATPPFETNGRLIGSLAPGKAVWQYEKFQGKLGQSDLRGDLQYRSAQPRPKLTAQLHSKQLRLVDLGPVIGAAPSSSPDKPQPVNGKVLPQVRFQTDNWDKMDLDLRYESSHILRPEALPLQNLSVHALLDNGRLTLSPLKFGLAEGSLNIDASVDSHAKPVAAKLNAQVQSLKLSALFPTIEKMKKSLGRLDGAVALTGQGESLAQWLGTGNGSLRLFVRDGTFSAQLLDLAGLNVGSIVIAKLFGSDKEVQLRCAVADFNVQQGIARPRMAKLATTEAVVEATGEINLAQEQLNLRIVPESLKWKFFSLRTPLYVRGSFPKPDVGLEPGPLAARAGAAVAAAVFAPAALALVPLTVPAADDDVNCKQLLAQVRNR from the coding sequence ATGGTCGATCCCACCAGCACTTCAGCCCCTGAATCCGCTCCTGCACATTCGCGCCTGACACGTCACTGGCTGCGCTGGTCAGCCCTTGCGATGGCGCTGCTGCTGGCCTTGATTCTGGCGGCGGCACTGCTGATTGCCTTCATGGACTGGAACAAGCTCAAGCCATGGATCAATGAAAAAGTCAGCACTTCCACGGGCCGCGAATTCGCCATCAATGGCGATCTGCAACTGCAGTGGACCTGGCCACAGCCTCTCGATACCGGCTGGCGTCACTGGGTGCCCGGCGTGGTGGTACATGCCAGCGACCTGACGCTTTCGCAGCCAGAGGGCTGGCTGGTTCATCAAGCTCCTGAAAAATCCGATGGCAAACAGCCGGTATTGCCTGCGGCGCCCAAGGAACTCAACACCGGTCGCCTGCCCGGGCAAGGCCAGGCAGCGAACGAAAAAAAGACGGCTTCAGATGACGAGGACGCCATTGCCGATGCCGGCCGGCAACCGCCCGAGCGCGATGCCCGCACCATGATCACCGCAGCAAAAGCAACGGCCAGCCTGCGCCTTTGGCCACTATTGGCGCGCCATGTGCAACTCGACTCCTTGCTGTTGCAGGCTCCGGATATGGTGCTGGCCCGCAACGACAAGGGCGAGAACAACTGGACATTTGACAAGCCCGCAAGCAGCGGACCGAAGTGGAGTTTTGACATAGGCCAGCTGCGCATCAGCGACGGCGTTCTGGGCTGGTCCGACGCCATCAAGAACATGGCCGTGCGCGCCCGTATCGACACGCTGCGTAGACCGGTCAATGCTGATCAACCTTATGGCCTGCGCTTTGGCCTCGCTGGCTATCTGCACCAAGGCAAGAGCCGCGCGCAAATTCAGGCCCAGGGTCTGGCGGGACCGGTACTGGATCTGCGCCACGACAGGCTGCGCTTTCCGCTGCGCATATCGGCCAGGGCCGGCAGCCTGCAAGCCTTTGCGGAGGGGATCCTCGATAATCCCAAGGCACTGGATGGACTGGACTTTCAAGTTCAGGTGCGCGGCAAGAGCATGGCCGATCTGTTCGAGCTCAGCGGCTTGCTGCTGCCCGCCACTCCGCCGTTCGAGACCAACGGCCGTCTGATCGGCAGCCTAGCGCCGGGCAAGGCCGTCTGGCAGTACGAAAAGTTTCAGGGCAAGCTGGGTCAGAGCGATTTGCGTGGCGATCTCCAATACCGCTCCGCCCAGCCTCGGCCAAAGCTGACGGCACAGCTGCACTCCAAACAACTGCGACTGGTGGATCTGGGACCGGTCATAGGCGCAGCCCCGTCCAGCAGCCCCGACAAGCCCCAACCCGTCAACGGCAAGGTACTGCCACAAGTCCGGTTCCAGACCGATAACTGGGACAAGATGGATCTCGACCTGCGCTATGAAAGCAGCCATATTCTGCGGCCCGAAGCTCTGCCCCTGCAAAACCTCAGCGTGCATGCGCTGCTGGACAACGGCAGACTCACCCTCTCGCCACTGAAGTTCGGCCTCGCCGAAGGCTCGCTGAATATCGATGCGAGCGTGGACAGCCATGCCAAGCCCGTTGCTGCCAAACTCAACGCACAGGTGCAGTCGCTCAAGCTCTCCGCCCTGTTTCCCACGATTGAAAAGATGAAAAAAAGCCTGGGCCGGCTCGATGGCGCAGTCGCGCTCACCGGACAGGGCGAGTCGCTGGCACAGTGGCTGGGCACGGGCAATGGCTCGCTACGCCTGTTTGTACGCGATGGCACTTTCAGCGCGCAACTGCTGGACCTGGCGGGGCTGAACGTAGGCTCCATTGTCATCGCCAAGCTGTTTGGCAGCGACAAGGAAGTTCAGCTGCGCTGTGCCGTGGCCGACTTCAATGTGCAACAAGGCATTGCCCGCCCACGCATGGCCAAGCTGGCCACCACAGAAGCCGTTGTTGAGGCCACGGGCGAGATCAATCTGGCGCAGGAACAGCTCAATCTGCGCATCGTCCCCGAATCGCTGAAGTGGAAGTTCTTTTCGTTGCGCACGCCACTTTATGTGCGCGGCAGCTTTCCCAAGCCCGATGTGGGCCTGGAGCCCGGCCCACTGGCAGCCCGCGCCGGAGCTGCAGTGGCTGCTGCCGTTTTTGCACCAGCGGCACTGGCTTTGGTACCGCTGACCGTACCTGCCGCTGACGACGATGTGAACTGCAAGCAGTTGCTGGCTCAAGTACGCAACCGCTAA
- a CDS encoding methyl-accepting chemotaxis protein produces the protein MRLTKLNIGARLGLGFAVVLAFAVVITVIGIWQLHLVGKATQQMMQEPLTKERLISDWNSNVSVAVARTTAIAKSSDASLVQFLAADAAATTKSTANVLKQIEPLISEPAEREILDRVMQVRKTYIASRDKVSQLKADGMAEEAESTLINSYVPAAQGYLKLLGELLNLQRASLDAKAAEVEQIESSSRTYFLVLALLALAIGTVSAWRLTQGITAPLKHAVGVARRVADGDLTAQIQVNSSDETGQLMQALHDMNASLDRLVGQVRQGTDSIATASGQIAAGNHDLSARTEEQASSLQQTAASMEQLTSTVKQNADNASQANQLALSASDVAVKGGMVVSQVVETMGAISHSSRKISDIIGVIDSIAFQTNILALNAAVEAARAGEQGRGFAVVASEVRSLAGRSAEAAKEIKLLIQASVTKVEEGSEQVSQAGQTMDEIVSSVQRVTDIMGEITAASQEQTSGIEQINRAVAEMDLVTQQNAALVEESTAAAQSMQQQTSDLSRMVSVFRLKSA, from the coding sequence ATGAGATTGACCAAGCTGAACATTGGTGCCCGACTGGGCCTGGGGTTCGCAGTGGTGTTGGCGTTTGCTGTGGTGATCACGGTTATCGGCATCTGGCAGCTGCACTTGGTGGGCAAGGCCACGCAGCAGATGATGCAGGAGCCGCTGACCAAGGAGCGCCTGATCAGCGACTGGAACAGCAATGTCAGCGTGGCCGTGGCGCGCACCACAGCCATCGCCAAGAGCAGCGACGCAAGTCTGGTGCAGTTTCTGGCGGCGGATGCGGCCGCCACCACCAAGAGCACGGCCAATGTGCTCAAGCAGATCGAGCCCCTGATATCCGAGCCTGCGGAGCGCGAGATCCTGGACAGGGTCATGCAGGTGCGAAAGACCTATATCGCCAGCCGCGACAAGGTCAGCCAGCTCAAGGCCGACGGCATGGCCGAAGAGGCTGAGTCCACGCTGATCAACAGCTATGTACCGGCCGCCCAGGGTTATCTGAAGCTCTTGGGAGAGCTGCTGAATCTGCAGCGCGCCAGCCTCGACGCCAAGGCGGCAGAGGTGGAGCAGATCGAGAGCAGCAGCAGGACGTACTTTCTGGTTCTGGCCTTGCTGGCCCTGGCCATCGGCACCGTCAGCGCCTGGCGTCTTACGCAAGGCATCACTGCTCCGCTCAAGCATGCTGTCGGCGTGGCCCGCCGCGTCGCCGATGGTGATCTCACGGCACAGATCCAAGTCAACAGCAGCGATGAAACCGGGCAGCTCATGCAGGCCTTGCACGATATGAATGCCAGCCTGGATAGGCTGGTGGGACAGGTGCGTCAGGGCACGGACAGCATTGCCACAGCGTCGGGCCAGATTGCAGCGGGCAACCATGACCTGTCTGCGCGCACGGAAGAGCAGGCCAGCTCCTTGCAGCAGACGGCTGCATCCATGGAGCAGCTGACTTCCACCGTCAAGCAAAATGCCGATAACGCCAGTCAGGCCAATCAGCTCGCCCTGTCGGCCTCCGATGTGGCCGTCAAAGGAGGTATGGTGGTGTCGCAGGTGGTGGAGACCATGGGCGCCATCAGCCACTCATCGCGCAAGATCTCCGACATCATCGGCGTGATCGACAGCATTGCCTTTCAGACCAATATCCTGGCGCTGAACGCCGCCGTGGAAGCGGCCCGTGCCGGTGAACAAGGCCGTGGCTTTGCTGTCGTGGCATCGGAAGTGCGCTCTCTGGCCGGTCGCAGCGCTGAAGCAGCCAAGGAAATCAAGCTGCTGATCCAGGCGTCGGTCACCAAGGTGGAAGAGGGCAGTGAGCAGGTCAGCCAGGCCGGTCAGACCATGGACGAAATCGTCAGCAGCGTGCAGCGCGTGACGGACATCATGGGCGAGATCACTGCCGCCAGCCAAGAACAGACCAGCGGCATCGAGCAGATCAACCGTGCCGTGGCCGAGATGGATCTGGTGACCCAGCAGAATGCGGCCTTGGTGGAAGAGTCCACGGCTGCAGCCCAATCCATGCAGCAGCAGACCAGTGATCTGTCACGGATGGTCAGCGTCTTCCGCCTCAAGAGCGCCTGA
- a CDS encoding crotonase/enoyl-CoA hydratase family protein, with translation MAFLNIERDGGILTVTMNQRETRNALTGNTAVAEFVQLCAEVRQDASVKVLILTGAGPIFSSGGNVKDMKRYFDDALTPDLIREEYRQGIQQIPNALYQLDVPVICAVNGPAIGAGLDLSCMCDIRIASENASFAESFVRVGIVPGDGGAWLLPRVVGLSKASEMAFTGEAISAAQALACGLVSQVVAADELLPAARALALKIAANPGVVMRMTKRLLREGQNSTLASLLEMSAGYQAIAHKTADHREAVTAFIEKRAPRFA, from the coding sequence ATGGCATTTCTGAACATTGAACGCGATGGCGGTATCTTGACCGTCACCATGAATCAGCGCGAGACCCGCAATGCGCTGACCGGCAATACGGCGGTGGCGGAATTCGTGCAGCTCTGCGCAGAAGTGCGCCAGGACGCGAGCGTGAAGGTGCTGATCCTCACCGGGGCCGGGCCCATTTTCAGCTCCGGCGGCAATGTCAAGGACATGAAGCGCTATTTCGACGATGCACTCACGCCGGACCTGATTCGCGAGGAATATCGCCAGGGCATTCAGCAGATTCCGAATGCCCTCTACCAGCTGGATGTTCCCGTGATCTGCGCCGTCAACGGACCGGCCATTGGCGCAGGTCTGGATCTGAGCTGCATGTGCGATATCCGGATTGCCTCGGAGAATGCCAGCTTCGCGGAAAGCTTTGTGCGCGTGGGCATTGTTCCTGGTGATGGTGGGGCCTGGTTGCTACCGCGTGTGGTCGGCCTGTCTAAGGCCAGCGAAATGGCTTTCACGGGTGAGGCGATCAGCGCGGCCCAGGCCCTGGCCTGCGGTCTCGTGAGCCAGGTGGTGGCGGCCGACGAGCTGCTGCCGGCTGCCAGGGCATTGGCGCTCAAGATTGCGGCCAATCCGGGCGTGGTGATGCGCATGACCAAGCGCTTGCTGCGCGAGGGCCAAAACTCCACTTTGGCATCGCTGCTGGAAATGTCGGCAGGCTATCAGGCGATAGCCCATAAGACTGCGGATCATCGCGAGGCCGTGACGGCTTTTATCGAGAAGCGCGCGCCACGTTTCGCCTAA
- a CDS encoding acyl-CoA dehydrogenase family protein, with protein sequence MSNNDLFADAARKVLADCCTPQVIRGIESAGSRSVVVARLWQKLEETGLADALLAEAEGGAGLGLGEMFGVLEQCGAHALPLPLGGTMLARALLAQANMACPAGSIALAQGAVQVDGGLHCALVRGGQVADSVLVQVQEEAGVWHLLSVSQARLAPHALALDASLSWSSEQLRAAGVIRPGPQFDARSLQAAVVAAQMAGAMREVFQRSLQYANERQQFGRAIGKFQAIQHQLAVMSEHVFAARMAAQLGCSGDGIVPDSLRVAVAKARCSEAAPVVTELAHAIHGAIGFTEEYDLQLFTRRLHAWRLTAGSEGYWQALAGQALMTHEGMTLDLIRRITDVEVLA encoded by the coding sequence ATGAGCAATAACGATTTGTTTGCAGATGCCGCGCGCAAGGTGCTGGCAGACTGCTGCACCCCTCAGGTGATTCGTGGGATCGAGAGCGCTGGCAGCCGCTCAGTGGTCGTCGCCAGGCTATGGCAGAAGTTGGAGGAAACCGGTTTGGCCGATGCCTTGCTGGCCGAAGCAGAGGGCGGCGCCGGTCTGGGCCTGGGCGAGATGTTTGGAGTGCTGGAGCAATGTGGTGCCCACGCCCTGCCTCTGCCTCTGGGAGGGACCATGCTAGCTCGGGCTTTGTTGGCGCAGGCGAATATGGCCTGCCCGGCTGGCAGCATCGCGCTGGCGCAGGGTGCGGTGCAGGTAGATGGCGGGTTGCATTGCGCGCTGGTGCGAGGCGGGCAAGTCGCGGACTCGGTGCTGGTTCAAGTGCAAGAAGAAGCCGGGGTCTGGCATCTGCTGAGCGTGTCACAGGCTAGGCTTGCGCCGCACGCTCTGGCGCTGGACGCATCGCTGAGCTGGTCATCAGAGCAGTTGCGGGCCGCCGGCGTCATCCGCCCCGGGCCGCAATTCGATGCCCGGAGCCTGCAGGCCGCCGTGGTGGCCGCGCAAATGGCGGGGGCCATGCGCGAGGTGTTCCAGCGTAGCTTGCAATATGCGAACGAGCGTCAGCAGTTTGGACGTGCTATCGGGAAGTTCCAGGCGATCCAGCACCAGTTGGCAGTCATGAGCGAGCATGTTTTTGCCGCCCGCATGGCGGCCCAGCTCGGTTGCAGCGGTGACGGCATCGTGCCCGACAGTTTGCGTGTGGCGGTCGCCAAGGCTCGCTGCAGCGAGGCGGCTCCGGTGGTCACGGAGCTTGCGCATGCGATTCATGGCGCGATTGGCTTCACAGAGGAATATGACCTGCAGCTGTTTACCCGCAGATTGCATGCATGGCGCCTGACGGCCGGCAGCGAAGGCTATTGGCAGGCATTGGCCGGACAGGCCCTGATGACGCATGAGGGCATGACACTGGATCTGATTCGACGGATCACCGATGTCGAGGTCCTGGCTTGA
- a CDS encoding acyl-CoA dehydrogenase family protein, whose product MTILDGLSLTGIPPEGEALRAEVRAFLQDAVKDIPAHVRAKSWSGYDPALSRKLGEKGWIGMTLPKAYGGGERSAFARYVLVEECLNYGAPVGSHWIADRQSAPLILKYGTEAQKQFYIPRVCRGEVFFCIGMSEPNAGSDLASVRTRAVPNEQGFLLNGQKIWTTNAHHCQYMIALVRTSGSAEDRHQGLSQVIVDLALPGVTVRPIQDLSGDSHFCEVFFENVQLSADALIGAEGQGWEQATAELAFERSGPERLFSSIVLFDQWLQYARTPQGRTESGMRLAGKVLTQLAPLRAMSVSVQQKLTQGASPAVEAALVKELGTTLEQMIPAAIAEELFARPAEDVPVELLLTLKYVTEASPSFSLRGGTRDILRGMIARGLGLR is encoded by the coding sequence ATGACCATTCTCGATGGACTGAGCCTGACAGGCATCCCGCCCGAAGGTGAGGCACTGCGCGCCGAGGTGCGTGCTTTTCTGCAGGACGCAGTCAAAGACATTCCTGCGCATGTCCGCGCCAAATCCTGGAGCGGGTATGACCCGGCCCTCAGCCGCAAGCTGGGTGAAAAGGGCTGGATCGGCATGACCTTGCCCAAGGCTTATGGCGGTGGCGAGCGCAGCGCGTTCGCTCGCTATGTGCTGGTGGAGGAATGCTTGAACTACGGTGCGCCTGTGGGCTCGCACTGGATTGCCGACCGCCAGAGTGCGCCGCTGATCCTCAAATACGGTACGGAAGCGCAAAAGCAGTTCTACATTCCGAGAGTCTGCCGGGGCGAAGTATTTTTCTGTATCGGCATGAGCGAGCCCAATGCTGGTTCGGATCTGGCAAGCGTGAGGACAAGAGCGGTTCCCAACGAGCAGGGTTTTTTGCTCAATGGTCAGAAGATCTGGACCACCAACGCGCATCACTGCCAGTACATGATTGCTCTGGTGCGAACCTCCGGCAGTGCCGAGGACCGTCACCAGGGCTTGTCGCAAGTCATCGTGGATCTGGCATTGCCCGGTGTGACGGTGCGTCCCATCCAGGATCTATCGGGCGACAGCCATTTCTGCGAGGTCTTTTTCGAGAATGTGCAACTGTCTGCCGATGCATTGATCGGTGCCGAAGGTCAAGGCTGGGAACAGGCTACTGCCGAACTCGCTTTCGAGCGCAGCGGCCCGGAGCGCCTGTTCTCCAGCATCGTGCTGTTCGATCAATGGCTGCAGTATGCGCGCACGCCGCAGGGACGCACCGAGTCCGGCATGCGGCTTGCGGGAAAGGTGCTGACACAACTGGCACCGCTGCGCGCGATGTCGGTATCCGTGCAGCAGAAGCTGACTCAGGGAGCAAGTCCTGCTGTCGAAGCCGCGCTGGTCAAGGAATTGGGCACGACACTGGAGCAGATGATCCCGGCTGCCATTGCCGAGGAGCTGTTTGCCCGACCGGCCGAGGATGTTCCGGTGGAGCTGCTGCTGACGCTCAAGTACGTCACCGAAGCATCTCCCTCGTTTTCCTTGCGCGGTGGCACGCGTGACATTCTGCGCGGCATGATCGCCCGTGGCCTGGGTTTGCGCTGA
- a CDS encoding Bug family tripartite tricarboxylate transporter substrate binding protein produces the protein MSYRFSRRSSLLAVAAPAVAALAVCGAAQAQDTWPSKPITLIVPFPPGGPTDMVARVLAQQLGQQLGQSVIVDNRPGANGNIGNALVAKAPADGYTVLYNTSSIALSLSLYKKMSYDVTRDLRPVALTAVVPLGLVVNPKVPANTVQELVKYAQDHKGKLSYGSAGNGNVTHLAAFQVVQHYNMDASHVPYKGSAPADVDLVAGQIDFMTDTINSVAPFIKDGRLRLLAVSTAGRIPNFPNAPTLAESGMAGFEAGAWQGVMVPAKTPVAVVERLNAELMQALKDPGVLEKLRVQGAEPLGSTPKAYGDYIQSEIKRWAGVVKSTGVSLD, from the coding sequence ATGAGTTATCGATTTTCACGTCGCTCGTCGCTGCTCGCCGTTGCCGCGCCGGCCGTTGCCGCGCTGGCCGTATGTGGTGCGGCGCAGGCGCAGGACACCTGGCCCAGCAAGCCGATCACGCTGATCGTCCCTTTCCCGCCCGGCGGTCCGACGGACATGGTGGCACGGGTGCTGGCGCAGCAGCTAGGCCAGCAACTGGGGCAGTCGGTCATCGTGGACAACCGGCCTGGTGCCAACGGCAACATCGGCAATGCGCTGGTGGCCAAGGCACCGGCCGACGGCTATACCGTGCTCTACAACACCTCCTCGATCGCGCTCAGCTTGTCGCTCTACAAGAAGATGAGCTATGACGTGACCAGGGACCTGCGCCCGGTGGCCTTGACGGCGGTGGTGCCGCTGGGGCTTGTCGTCAATCCCAAGGTGCCTGCCAACACCGTGCAGGAGCTTGTGAAGTACGCACAGGACCACAAAGGCAAGCTCTCCTACGGCTCGGCTGGCAACGGAAATGTCACGCATCTGGCGGCTTTTCAGGTGGTGCAGCACTACAACATGGATGCAAGTCATGTGCCTTACAAAGGCAGTGCCCCTGCCGATGTTGATCTGGTGGCAGGCCAGATAGATTTCATGACCGACACCATCAATTCGGTGGCACCTTTCATCAAGGATGGCAGGCTTCGGCTGCTGGCCGTCAGCACGGCAGGGCGGATTCCCAATTTCCCGAATGCCCCTACGCTGGCCGAAAGCGGCATGGCCGGTTTCGAGGCCGGAGCCTGGCAAGGCGTGATGGTGCCCGCAAAAACACCTGTTGCAGTCGTGGAACGCCTGAATGCCGAGCTGATGCAGGCACTCAAGGACCCGGGTGTGCTGGAGAAGCTGCGCGTGCAGGGAGCGGAGCCGCTGGGGTCTACGCCCAAAGCGTATGGTGACTACATCCAGAGTGAAATCAAGCGCTGGGCTGGCGTTGTCAAAAGCACGGGCGTGTCCCTGGACTGA
- a CDS encoding MaoC family dehydratase → MNASNLISSTENRAAALTDTPRMGQGFVWQDLRVGQQLRTFRRTVTETDLVNFINTTGMLEAIFIEDGYDGGAIQGRPVPGALTYTLIEGFILQSMIQGTGLAMLELHQKILAPVVVGDTIEALVEVIDIKPTSKGGRAVLSSRIEVYNQRRQQVMVYTAVRLLAGRGA, encoded by the coding sequence ATGAACGCGAGCAATTTGATTTCTTCTACTGAAAACCGTGCCGCGGCGCTGACAGACACGCCGCGCATGGGCCAGGGTTTTGTCTGGCAGGACCTGCGAGTAGGCCAGCAACTGCGCACCTTTCGCCGTACGGTGACAGAGACCGATCTGGTCAATTTCATCAACACCACGGGCATGCTCGAGGCGATCTTCATCGAGGACGGCTACGACGGCGGCGCTATTCAGGGCCGCCCGGTGCCGGGCGCGCTCACCTATACCTTGATCGAAGGCTTCATCCTGCAAAGCATGATCCAGGGCACGGGTCTGGCCATGCTCGAGCTGCACCAGAAGATTCTGGCTCCTGTGGTGGTGGGCGACACCATCGAGGCGCTGGTCGAAGTGATCGACATCAAGCCAACGAGCAAGGGCGGTCGCGCGGTGCTGAGCTCGCGGATCGAGGTCTACAACCAGCGTCGGCAGCAGGTGATGGTCTATACCGCCGTGCGCCTGCTGGCCGGCCGTGGAGCTTAG
- a CDS encoding CaiB/BaiF CoA transferase family protein, whose translation MSSQDALKHTRIAGKDEAQGALSGVRVLDLSSVIFGPMASQVLADYGAEVIKIEPPEGDSTRHTGPALEPGMAAMFMGSNRSKKSVVLDLKQDQAQAALHALLQGADVLMHSMRPQKLARLGLDPGSLRKQYPRLIYVGLHGFGEDGPYAGQPAYDDVIQGRSGLADLMQRQTGEARYLPTIAADKTCALVAAHAVLAALYQRERSGEGSYVEVPMYETMAGFNLVEHFYGMHFTPAQSGAGYPRVMAPWRKPYRTLDGHVCLMPYTDAHWRRFFVAVGQPQLAQDQRFATQAMRTRHIAELLETMSGYVAQKDTAYWLASCEQLEIPAAPVTRMDDLPHDPHLQATGFFVEKQDAAMGIVKFPRSSVRINGTQPPIGMPPRLGEHTQALLREAGWDDARIAALQSKDC comes from the coding sequence ATGAGCAGCCAGGATGCATTGAAGCACACGCGCATCGCGGGCAAGGACGAAGCCCAGGGTGCCTTGTCAGGGGTGCGGGTACTGGACCTTTCCAGCGTGATTTTCGGCCCCATGGCCAGCCAGGTGCTGGCCGACTACGGCGCCGAGGTGATCAAGATCGAGCCCCCGGAGGGCGACTCCACGCGTCACACGGGCCCGGCGCTGGAGCCGGGCATGGCGGCAATGTTCATGGGCTCCAACCGCAGCAAGAAAAGTGTGGTGCTGGACCTGAAGCAAGATCAGGCGCAGGCCGCGCTGCATGCGCTGTTGCAGGGGGCCGATGTACTCATGCACAGCATGCGACCGCAAAAGCTGGCCAGACTCGGGCTCGATCCGGGCAGCCTGCGCAAGCAATACCCGCGTCTCATCTACGTGGGCCTGCACGGTTTTGGCGAGGATGGACCCTATGCAGGGCAGCCCGCATATGACGACGTGATCCAGGGCAGGAGTGGCCTGGCCGATCTCATGCAGCGCCAGACGGGCGAGGCCCGCTATCTGCCCACGATTGCGGCCGACAAGACCTGTGCTCTGGTGGCCGCGCATGCGGTGCTGGCGGCACTCTACCAGCGCGAGCGCAGCGGTGAGGGCAGTTATGTGGAAGTGCCCATGTACGAAACCATGGCGGGCTTCAACCTGGTGGAGCATTTCTACGGCATGCATTTCACACCAGCGCAGAGTGGCGCGGGCTATCCGCGCGTGATGGCGCCCTGGCGCAAGCCCTACAGGACGCTGGACGGCCATGTCTGCCTGATGCCTTACACCGACGCGCACTGGCGCCGCTTCTTTGTGGCCGTCGGCCAGCCCCAGCTGGCACAGGATCAGCGCTTTGCCACCCAGGCGATGCGCACCCGCCACATCGCCGAGCTGCTGGAGACAATGAGCGGCTACGTGGCGCAAAAGGACACCGCCTATTGGCTGGCCAGCTGCGAACAGCTGGAGATTCCAGCAGCCCCGGTGACTCGTATGGACGATCTGCCTCATGACCCGCACTTGCAGGCCACCGGCTTTTTTGTCGAGAAGCAGGACGCAGCGATGGGGATTGTGAAATTTCCGCGTTCGTCCGTGCGCATCAACGGTACTCAGCCACCCATCGGCATGCCCCCGCGCCTGGGCGAGCACACACAGGCATTGCTGCGCGAGGCAGGCTGGGACGACGCGCGCATTGCGGCCTTGCAGTCGAAGGACTGCTGA